Proteins encoded within one genomic window of Paenarthrobacter sp. JL.01a:
- a CDS encoding heavy metal translocating P-type ATPase has protein sequence MTDRNPPGFIGLALRYPLVGTTVLVGAVVAVLSLGGQGGAAQAMASIYALSVALYRAGSMVKGLFRGRWGIDLLAIAAIGATVAVGEYIACLVIVLMLTGGEALEDYAQGRAARELTALLARSPRIAHRESETGAIVDIPVEAVNPGDVLLVKPAETISVDGELLSEAGTFDESALTGESLPVERSRGGSLLSGSVNGSEAVRMRATATAKDSHYSMIVSLVEEAAASRAPTVRLADRYAVPFTLAAFALAGAAWFISGDPVRFVEVLVVATPCPLLIAAPVAFLAGTSRAAKAGVIIKNAGTLEQLSKVRTAVFDKTGTLTEGTPMLVEVRSAMPASVPADLLLQLAASAEQYSSHVFAASVIAAARVRGLALLPANDATEQATNGVAALVGARQVIVGKPAFVRERAKGFELSSLKGGQVAVYVGVDGRFAGSLIMSDPLRPNAVATLASLRRLGVREALLLTGDAASTALSIAAEAGMGDVLAECLPEDKVKAVAALTARPVMMVGDGINDAPVLAAADVGIAMGARGATAASESADVVIMLDDLAKVAVAVAVGQRTLRVARTSIWTGILLSLVLMVVASLGLIPPVAGALLQELVDLATILNALRALEGPGHGKPRRSGKPEPSTAPAHHQAQSAGHGPV, from the coding sequence GTGACTGACCGCAACCCACCGGGGTTTATCGGTCTGGCCCTGCGCTATCCGCTCGTTGGAACTACGGTCCTGGTAGGCGCCGTGGTCGCCGTTTTGTCTCTCGGCGGGCAGGGCGGGGCGGCGCAGGCGATGGCATCCATCTACGCGCTCTCGGTTGCCTTGTATCGCGCAGGGTCCATGGTCAAGGGTCTTTTCCGCGGACGCTGGGGCATCGACCTGCTCGCAATTGCCGCCATTGGCGCGACGGTCGCGGTCGGCGAATATATCGCCTGCCTGGTGATAGTTCTCATGTTGACTGGAGGCGAGGCCCTGGAGGACTACGCCCAAGGCCGCGCCGCCCGGGAACTGACCGCACTGCTCGCGCGATCTCCACGGATTGCGCACCGCGAAAGCGAAACAGGTGCCATCGTGGACATTCCGGTAGAGGCGGTAAACCCAGGCGACGTTCTCTTGGTTAAGCCGGCGGAGACCATCTCGGTGGATGGTGAACTGTTGTCGGAAGCCGGAACATTCGACGAGTCCGCCTTGACCGGGGAGAGCCTTCCCGTGGAGCGGTCGCGGGGCGGTTCGCTGCTTAGCGGCTCCGTCAACGGGTCCGAAGCCGTGCGCATGCGGGCAACAGCCACCGCCAAGGACTCGCATTACAGCATGATAGTTTCACTGGTCGAGGAAGCAGCTGCCAGCAGGGCCCCCACCGTCCGCCTGGCAGACAGATACGCTGTTCCATTCACCCTGGCGGCTTTTGCTTTGGCCGGTGCTGCGTGGTTCATCAGCGGGGATCCTGTTCGATTCGTTGAGGTCCTGGTGGTCGCTACTCCGTGCCCGTTGCTTATCGCTGCCCCTGTGGCATTCCTTGCCGGCACCAGCAGGGCGGCGAAGGCGGGGGTCATCATCAAGAACGCGGGCACCTTGGAACAACTCAGCAAGGTAAGGACGGCCGTCTTCGACAAAACCGGAACGCTTACCGAAGGCACACCCATGCTCGTGGAAGTCCGGTCGGCCATGCCGGCATCTGTGCCGGCGGATCTGCTGCTGCAGTTGGCCGCCTCGGCGGAACAGTATTCCTCGCACGTCTTCGCGGCCTCTGTGATAGCGGCGGCACGGGTTCGAGGCTTAGCGCTGCTGCCTGCCAACGATGCCACCGAACAGGCAACAAACGGTGTTGCCGCCCTGGTCGGGGCACGCCAAGTCATTGTGGGCAAGCCCGCTTTCGTCCGCGAACGGGCGAAGGGCTTCGAGCTTTCCTCACTCAAGGGCGGCCAAGTTGCCGTCTACGTGGGTGTGGACGGCCGCTTCGCGGGCAGCCTGATCATGAGCGACCCCTTGCGGCCTAACGCCGTAGCCACGCTGGCAAGTCTGCGCAGACTCGGTGTCCGCGAGGCGTTATTGCTGACCGGAGATGCCGCGAGCACAGCCCTGTCCATTGCCGCAGAAGCCGGCATGGGAGACGTGTTGGCTGAATGCCTGCCTGAAGACAAAGTCAAAGCCGTGGCGGCTTTGACCGCCCGGCCGGTGATGATGGTGGGCGACGGCATCAATGACGCGCCTGTCCTTGCCGCGGCCGATGTCGGAATCGCCATGGGCGCGCGCGGCGCCACTGCCGCGAGCGAATCAGCCGACGTGGTCATCATGCTTGATGATCTGGCCAAGGTTGCGGTGGCGGTCGCTGTCGGTCAGCGCACTTTGCGCGTTGCACGCACCAGCATTTGGACGGGAATTCTCCTCAGTCTGGTCCTGATGGTGGTTGCTTCCTTGGGCCTTATTCCTCCGGTTGCCGGGGCGCTGCTCCAAGAGCTCGTGGATCTGGCAACCATCCTCAACGCCCTGAGGGCGTTGGAAGGGCCAGGGCACGGCAAGCCGCGACGGTCCGGAAAACCGGAACCTAGTACCGCTCCGGCTCATCACCAAGCTCAAAGTGCCGGCCATGGACCCGTGTAG
- a CDS encoding pyridoxamine 5'-phosphate oxidase family protein: METDERPGTVLTDDESWKVLQRNQHGRLAVSVLGEPDIYPLNFIADQGRLLVRTNPGTKLAELTVNERVAFEVEEISEGEAWSVVLKGTARVIESQTEIDEADKLPLKPWIPTRKYTYVEIRPTRVHGRHFELGDEPERY, encoded by the coding sequence ATGGAAACTGACGAACGGCCCGGCACCGTGCTGACCGATGATGAGTCGTGGAAAGTCCTGCAACGAAACCAACACGGCCGTTTGGCAGTGAGCGTGCTGGGCGAACCTGACATCTATCCGCTGAACTTCATCGCCGACCAAGGCAGGCTGCTGGTTCGGACCAATCCGGGAACAAAGCTCGCAGAATTGACCGTCAATGAACGTGTGGCGTTCGAGGTGGAGGAGATCAGTGAAGGCGAAGCCTGGAGCGTGGTCCTCAAGGGCACTGCCCGCGTCATTGAGTCCCAGACGGAGATCGACGAGGCGGACAAACTGCCGCTCAAACCGTGGATTCCCACCCGCAAGTACACCTACGTCGAAATTCGCCCTACACGGGTCCATGGCCGGCACTTTGAGCTTGGTGATGAGCCGGAGCGGTACTAG
- the pta gene encoding phosphate acetyltransferase, producing the protein MVQGLYVASAAPGTGKSLVLLGLVDMLHRHVGHLGVFRPLVNGQSIRKDPVVLLLRQLYQLGAPQCRGGSSLSGAMTGMEWKHADGLVAGALEIYSRMSLACDAIVVDGSDLRGPDPQREFELNAVLASNLGLPVMAVVGGGGQCPSQAGQAVASALRRFGAAHCSVLAVVVNRVEPGTESVVEAAVKMAAPDIPCFIIPEVPGISTPTVADIATSLRLRAITGSKQRDRDVRKVRVAGMNADAFLDVLDSGDLVVVAGDRTEVILACVASALSPDKAAPAGIILTDGLRPVPKVMNLLESAPFPVFSSRRDLSAIAQRALAVRSEIYTGETRKIAAAMGIWSRRVDEAGLLGQLALPRPSAITPLRFFNDLIERARKHQKHIVLAEGEDLRILRATEILRRRDVCRLTLLGNPAAIRALATTHGLDIADVPIVDPVASPDEERFAREYCRLRAHKGMILERAREVMLEPSYYATMMVHLGLADGMVSGATHTTANTIRPALEFVKGRNPRDVVSSVFFMLFPDKVLVYGDCAVVPDPTAEQLACIAVASADTAARFGVEPRIAMLSYSTGQSGAGTSVDKVRGATALVKAARPDLPVEGPIQYDAAVDADVASTKLPSSAVAGKATVFIFPDLNTGNSTYKAVEQSAGAVAVGPVLQGLRKPINDLSRGSTVEDIINTVAITAVQAQG; encoded by the coding sequence GTGGTTCAGGGCCTGTACGTAGCCTCCGCGGCCCCCGGAACCGGCAAATCGTTGGTGCTCCTGGGCCTTGTTGACATGCTCCATCGCCACGTGGGGCATCTGGGTGTATTCCGCCCACTGGTCAACGGCCAGAGCATCCGAAAGGACCCTGTGGTGTTGTTGCTCAGACAGCTATACCAGCTGGGCGCCCCGCAGTGCAGGGGCGGATCCTCCTTATCCGGCGCCATGACCGGCATGGAATGGAAGCACGCGGACGGGTTGGTGGCCGGAGCCCTGGAAATTTACAGTCGCATGTCACTGGCGTGTGACGCCATAGTGGTGGATGGCTCGGACCTGCGGGGACCTGATCCACAACGTGAATTTGAACTTAACGCGGTGTTGGCCAGCAATCTGGGGTTGCCCGTGATGGCCGTCGTTGGCGGAGGGGGCCAATGCCCCAGCCAGGCCGGACAAGCAGTAGCCTCGGCCCTCCGGCGGTTCGGCGCAGCTCACTGTTCCGTGCTTGCTGTGGTAGTCAACCGCGTGGAGCCTGGAACCGAATCCGTCGTGGAAGCGGCAGTAAAGATGGCCGCCCCGGACATACCGTGTTTCATCATCCCAGAGGTCCCCGGGATCTCGACCCCAACGGTCGCCGACATAGCAACGTCGCTCCGACTAAGGGCCATTACAGGCAGCAAGCAACGGGACAGGGACGTTCGGAAAGTCCGGGTGGCCGGAATGAACGCCGACGCCTTCTTGGACGTACTGGACAGTGGAGACTTGGTTGTGGTTGCCGGGGACCGTACGGAGGTCATTCTGGCGTGCGTTGCTTCGGCGCTCTCACCGGATAAGGCGGCCCCGGCCGGCATCATCCTGACCGACGGCCTCCGGCCCGTGCCCAAGGTCATGAATTTGCTGGAGAGCGCACCCTTCCCGGTCTTCAGTTCACGGAGGGACCTGTCTGCAATTGCGCAGCGTGCTTTGGCGGTCCGCAGTGAAATTTATACCGGAGAGACCCGCAAGATCGCTGCTGCCATGGGGATCTGGTCACGCAGGGTCGATGAGGCCGGACTCCTGGGACAACTTGCCCTGCCCCGCCCCTCCGCCATCACACCGCTGCGCTTTTTCAACGATTTGATTGAGCGGGCGCGCAAACACCAAAAGCACATCGTTCTGGCGGAAGGGGAGGACCTTCGTATCCTTCGCGCGACTGAAATCCTGCGGCGCCGTGATGTGTGCCGGCTGACACTGCTCGGAAACCCTGCCGCAATCCGCGCGTTGGCCACCACCCACGGCCTGGACATCGCCGATGTACCCATTGTCGATCCCGTGGCATCGCCTGATGAGGAGCGCTTTGCGCGTGAGTACTGCAGGTTGAGGGCCCACAAAGGGATGATCCTCGAACGCGCCAGGGAAGTGATGCTCGAGCCGAGCTATTACGCAACCATGATGGTCCATCTCGGCTTGGCCGACGGAATGGTCTCCGGTGCAACCCATACCACCGCGAATACCATCCGACCCGCCCTTGAGTTCGTCAAAGGACGGAATCCCCGGGACGTCGTTTCCTCGGTGTTCTTCATGCTGTTTCCGGACAAAGTCCTTGTCTACGGAGACTGCGCCGTCGTTCCCGATCCAACCGCTGAACAGTTGGCCTGCATCGCGGTGGCGTCTGCAGATACCGCAGCGAGGTTCGGCGTCGAACCCAGGATTGCGATGCTGTCCTACTCCACAGGCCAGTCCGGCGCCGGCACATCCGTGGACAAGGTAAGGGGTGCCACGGCGCTGGTGAAAGCAGCGCGGCCAGACTTGCCCGTAGAAGGACCCATCCAATACGACGCAGCGGTGGATGCAGACGTGGCCAGCACCAAGCTTCCCTCTTCAGCAGTGGCGGGAAAGGCTACCGTGTTCATCTTCCCCGACCTCAACACAGGCAACAGCACCTACAAGGCGGTGGAGCAATCTGCCGGTGCGGTCGCCGTCGGCCCAGTTCTTCAAGGACTCCGCAAGCCCATTAACGACCTGTCCCGGGGATCCACCGTAGAGGACATCATCAACACCGTTGCCATCACGGCCGTCCAGGCCCAGGGATGA
- a CDS encoding universal stress protein, giving the protein MNSENTAARVIVGVDGSDFSSTTLEMAGRMAPAFGVPIEVITCVGMSDYYLSSRLEHELTRFTSELEDTARRLVDESLMRAFGDSPPAGLKVTVKFGEPAKVLVEESRHARLLVVGRHGAGGFLGQAIGSVSRACAAHAHCPVLLVAADDE; this is encoded by the coding sequence ATGAATTCAGAAAACACCGCAGCCCGGGTGATCGTGGGTGTCGATGGCTCGGACTTTTCGTCAACGACGCTGGAAATGGCCGGACGTATGGCACCTGCCTTCGGGGTACCAATAGAGGTGATTACCTGTGTCGGAATGTCCGATTACTACCTGTCCTCGCGCTTGGAACATGAGCTGACGCGTTTCACCTCGGAACTCGAGGACACTGCCAGACGCCTCGTTGATGAGTCGCTGATGAGGGCATTCGGAGATTCACCCCCGGCGGGCTTGAAAGTGACAGTGAAGTTCGGCGAGCCAGCCAAAGTCCTGGTGGAAGAGAGCCGTCATGCCCGGTTGCTTGTTGTCGGCAGGCATGGAGCCGGCGGTTTCCTGGGGCAAGCGATCGGTTCAGTAAGCCGGGCCTGCGCGGCCCACGCCCACTGCCCGGTGCTCCTGGTCGCTGCCGACGACGAATAG
- a CDS encoding pyridoxamine 5'-phosphate oxidase family protein, producing the protein MENTAAAQDTKELSIHDCWKYLQSTATCRIALVNGDVPEIFPVNYVPNFGTVLFRIGQGTKHQLLRERPLLAIEADGFNRYGTVAWSVILKGRPEFVEQPEEIQEAVDSGLSPWQAGHKDILVRVTPSEISGRRFVIAPPARWWPPVEPSSAEDSGSAGDTEPAREPRATAHDGGGVR; encoded by the coding sequence ATGGAGAACACGGCAGCGGCACAAGACACCAAAGAACTCAGCATCCATGACTGCTGGAAGTATCTGCAATCAACCGCCACGTGCAGGATCGCGCTGGTCAACGGGGACGTCCCGGAAATCTTTCCCGTGAACTACGTCCCCAACTTCGGCACGGTCCTTTTCCGGATCGGGCAAGGAACCAAACACCAACTGCTGCGTGAACGCCCGCTGCTTGCCATCGAAGCCGATGGCTTCAACCGCTACGGCACGGTTGCGTGGAGCGTCATCCTCAAAGGCCGCCCGGAATTTGTTGAACAACCTGAGGAAATCCAGGAGGCGGTGGACTCAGGTCTGTCGCCTTGGCAGGCCGGGCACAAAGACATCCTGGTGAGGGTGACGCCGTCGGAAATCAGCGGACGCCGATTCGTCATCGCGCCGCCGGCCAGATGGTGGCCGCCAGTGGAACCGTCGTCGGCCGAGGATAGCGGCAGTGCGGGCGACACGGAGCCCGCGAGGGAGCCAAGGGCAACAGCTCACGACGGCGGCGGCGTCCGGTAA
- a CDS encoding universal stress protein has product MSNMHILAALNGSDGSDTVADWAADRGQALGADVTLVHVTPPGWAFRSPEENALANKGAEDLLNSAADRLAVSFPGLEISSKVISGEPGQTLAGLSGSAGLLVVGTDRRPGAEGQGYGSVSFQIAVTSRCPVAVIPHHLRRPSFGVVVGVDGSRDSVSALELAAGEAQRIREELVIVHAVPAAEAERIRNDVVADSVEWVRAHFPEVNIRVRVDPNHSAADALAAASSDAKLLVIGRKGRGGLRVLLGSVAERALLNVRCPTLLALPA; this is encoded by the coding sequence ATGTCAAACATGCACATACTGGCCGCACTCAATGGCTCCGACGGCAGTGACACTGTGGCAGACTGGGCGGCCGACCGGGGACAGGCCCTGGGCGCGGACGTCACCCTGGTGCATGTCACTCCTCCCGGCTGGGCTTTCCGAAGCCCTGAAGAGAATGCATTGGCCAATAAAGGCGCGGAAGACTTGCTCAACAGCGCAGCAGATCGCCTCGCTGTCTCCTTTCCAGGTTTGGAAATATCCTCGAAGGTTATTTCCGGGGAACCGGGACAGACCCTGGCGGGTCTCTCTGGTAGCGCGGGGTTGCTTGTAGTGGGAACCGATCGGAGGCCCGGAGCGGAGGGGCAGGGCTACGGTTCCGTGAGTTTCCAGATTGCAGTGACCAGCCGTTGCCCGGTAGCGGTCATACCCCACCACTTGAGGAGGCCGTCATTTGGTGTAGTGGTCGGCGTGGACGGGTCGAGGGACTCGGTCAGTGCCTTGGAGCTGGCGGCCGGCGAAGCACAACGAATCCGCGAGGAGCTGGTCATCGTCCATGCCGTCCCCGCAGCCGAGGCGGAGCGCATTCGGAACGATGTTGTTGCAGATTCCGTGGAATGGGTTCGCGCGCACTTTCCCGAAGTCAACATCCGTGTTCGAGTGGATCCCAACCATTCCGCTGCGGACGCTTTGGCTGCAGCATCCTCTGATGCCAAACTGTTGGTCATTGGCCGAAAGGGCAGGGGCGGGCTTCGCGTACTGCTGGGGTCGGTGGCCGAGCGTGCACTCCTGAATGTCCGGTGCCCAACGCTCTTGGCGCTTCCCGCGTGA
- a CDS encoding acetate/propionate family kinase, protein MRILVLNPGSSSLKYQVRETNSANDTQEVIASGHVGWTDQHQDRLNTLSAVLDEVDEITARPDGVGHRVVHGGVHFDGPVRVTAGVVETIKTLSTLAPLHNPASVESIDVCARHWPGIPQVAVFDTGFHSTIPDFAARYAIARDAYPDQPVRRYGFHGISVAMACQDAATFLGLPTERLNAVVAHLGNGASVTAVEQGRSMDTSMGMTPLEGLVMGTRTGDLDPSIVLLLQRAGATVDEVDELLNHRSGLMALAGTPDMRRIEKGVEDGDPSAVLALKVAGYRLAKYIAAYSMVVGGADTLVFTGGIGENSALYRQATVSWLGPLGIALNEGRNQTVAGGIRDIGTKSSHARVLVVPSDEERAIANSTVALLTGNETKGGQ, encoded by the coding sequence ATGCGCATACTGGTGCTCAACCCAGGCTCGTCGTCCTTGAAATATCAGGTACGGGAAACCAACTCCGCCAACGACACCCAGGAAGTGATCGCTTCAGGCCATGTCGGCTGGACTGATCAGCATCAGGACCGCCTCAACACGCTGTCCGCTGTCTTGGACGAAGTGGACGAAATCACGGCCAGGCCGGATGGTGTCGGGCACCGCGTGGTCCACGGCGGCGTCCACTTCGACGGACCCGTCCGGGTGACAGCGGGAGTCGTTGAGACCATCAAAACACTTAGCACGCTGGCGCCTCTCCACAACCCCGCCAGCGTGGAGAGCATCGACGTTTGCGCGCGGCACTGGCCCGGAATACCGCAGGTCGCCGTCTTTGACACGGGCTTTCACAGCACCATTCCGGACTTTGCTGCCCGGTACGCCATTGCCCGGGACGCCTACCCGGACCAGCCTGTACGGCGTTACGGGTTCCATGGAATCTCCGTGGCAATGGCGTGCCAGGACGCAGCCACGTTCCTGGGCCTGCCAACGGAAAGGCTCAATGCCGTGGTGGCCCACCTTGGAAATGGGGCTTCAGTGACCGCTGTAGAACAAGGCCGCAGCATGGATACATCAATGGGTATGACGCCGTTGGAAGGCCTGGTCATGGGAACGCGTACCGGTGACCTGGATCCTTCCATTGTTTTGTTGCTGCAAAGAGCCGGAGCGACCGTGGACGAGGTCGACGAACTCCTGAACCACCGTTCGGGACTGATGGCTTTGGCGGGCACCCCGGACATGCGTCGGATCGAAAAGGGCGTGGAAGACGGAGATCCCAGTGCGGTTCTGGCCCTCAAGGTCGCGGGCTACCGTTTGGCCAAGTACATCGCTGCCTACTCAATGGTTGTTGGTGGTGCAGACACGCTGGTGTTTACCGGGGGGATTGGCGAGAACTCGGCTCTTTACCGCCAGGCCACAGTGTCTTGGCTCGGGCCTTTGGGGATCGCCTTGAATGAGGGGAGGAACCAAACAGTGGCCGGGGGTATCCGGGACATTGGGACAAAGTCTTCACATGCCCGCGTCCTGGTAGTTCCCAGCGACGAAGAGCGTGCCATTGCCAATTCAACAGTTGCCTTGTTGACCGGGAACGAGACGAAAGGAGGACAGTGA